The sequence below is a genomic window from Hyperolius riggenbachi isolate aHypRig1 chromosome 7, aHypRig1.pri, whole genome shotgun sequence.
GTAGCTTAGCCTTGCCTTGCCTTGCCTTCTAGCCGGGGACGGATTAAAGTGAAATGGGGCCCAAGCCATGATAGTGGCATTGGTCCACacctcctagccacatggcttttTTGATAAGATTTGGTGGAGGCTGGGGTCAATCAGGCCCCTTGACACTTgcgaggccccaggcacctgcctaaggtGCCATGTGGATGATCCGGTTCTGCTTCTATCCCCCTAATCCTTCCATAACAAagcattgtagaaaaaaaatatctAACCATTTCCCaattgaggggttttaccccttgaccacctgagcaattttcaccttttagcgctccttccattcatttgtctataactttattattacttatcgcaatgaaatgaactatatcttgtttttttcgccaccaattaggctttctttaggtgggacattatgccaagagttattttattctaaatgtgttttaatgggaaaataggaaaaaatgtgggaaaaaatgtattatttttcagtttttggcctttatagtttttaaataatgcatgctactgtaattaaaacccatgaaatgtatttgcccatttgtcccggttataaaaccatttaaattatgtccctatcacaatgtttggcgccaatattttaattggaaataaaggtgcatttttttcagttttgcgtccatccctaattacaagtccatagtttataaagtcagacagacagacacagaacacttatatcgcgcttttctcctggcggactcaaagcgccagagctgcagccactaggacgcgctctataggcagtagcagtgttagggagacttgccaaaggtctcctactgaataggtgctggcttactgaacaggcagagccgagattcgaacccaggtctcctgtgtcagaggcagagcccttaaccattactccattcagccactgcgCTGAATGTAACCCTctcgacataaatatttaaaaagttcagtccctaagataactatttacgcattttttttaattgtatttttttttttattacaaaaaatatataattggggagtgtgggaggtaaggagttaattttttgtgtaaaactaatttatttgtttgtgaaaaatgctttagggtgtagttttactatttggccacaagatggcaacagtaactttttgtttaatgcaacctgcaagcgtccttccggacgcttgcaggaagtactaggaggctgggaaagctttttttttcacaatgatcgcgctgcttatcggagaagcagcggatcattgcggggcttagattttcccgttcattgatctccgggcgagcggccggcggcgtgtttacgagcgggagtgcccgctagagcgagcgggagcgcaggcAGCGGAGGGAGCGcgaaaagtacggatttctctccctggtggtgaaaggatggaaaaaggaacggagaaatctgtacgcgtgggggtaaagtggctaAAGaatataataatgataataattatcatcatcatcatcatcatcattattattattatttattttaatatttgtattatttataAATATACCTATATGTTAAGATACATGCTATATGAGGGTTAGTACATACTTTGATTTGGCCTGCTGGCTTGGCTACCTCACAGATAAATTGTAAGGTTAGCTTTACCCTTCATGACATTTGCTAGCCATACAAGCAATCTGGGTATAACTTGTGGTGTCGCTGCCAGTAAATGAACGATAACACGCACTCATGTGTGACAAACGCCTTTGATGTCTGTCACAGAGCATTTTGAGCACACTTGAAGATTTCTGTTGATGTGTTCATCAAACTGTCCCATGGGATAATTGTTTGACACCAAAAGATCATCTGGTAAATTGGCCAATGATGTCTATATCCATGGGCAGTTTCTAATAAGACCCTGTATAGTAGGTCTTTAGTATAAAAGTACGGTATATGAACTGGgttcttttttttgtcaaataGATGTTGTTCACACAGAATGGAGTggcttttaaaatatctgttgaattttttcttaaaaattGTGGTCTTATAAGATGACAGGTACTCCATATCGGCGTTGTACCATTTTATCTGTTTGATAAccacaaataaaaatgttttgtaaaaaaaaatgtctgttaaaGACTTGAAGGCgtgttatttttttcctcagaataTGATTGAGGCGTGGTGCataccaagcgtttttggtagcgttttcaaatgCCATCtgtgaaaacacttggctaatgtatctcaatgggatggtgcacaccagcggtttgaggtttttagcaaacgtggctcctgcaacatttttgcggtttgtagatgcgtttctgcctcaatgtaaacagtataggaaaagctgaaaccgcttagaaaaacgctagatcacagcggttttccaagcgtttttgttacagaagctgttcagaaacagctttactgtaaccatttatgaaatctgctacacaaaaatgctaggcatgtttaggaaacctctctaaacatgcctagaatcgctctgaaaatctgcttcaaaaacctctagcattttgcggatctgctagaggtttttggtgtgcactcggCCTACGGGTGTATGAAGGGATCCCGTTACACAATAAAAGACCCTGTCAGTAGTTTAACTACACTAAAGTGGTGATAAGGTTACTTTAACATACTGGTTGGAGTACATGTGCACCTCTGGAAAATATTGTGCTGGACTTGTGCTGAGGATGTTGGAGACTTTAAATGAGCAAACAGCAAATGGGAAATATATTGTTCTTGTAGGgaattgattaataatcaattaaATAAATTCCATCGGTCACTCATTAACTCCTTCTTTTATGCAGTATATTTTCTCTTGATTGGATCATACAGTATATTTTCTTTtgattgtaaaggtggccatacactggcccgattcggggccgtttcgacagcagattcgatcctgggatcgaatctgctgccaatcgttcgcggtaaacgcacccgccgatccgatttcctcccgaaatcggatcagtccgtcgattgcgccgtgcgggaaattacccttgatcgcccgcgggtagggagcgcgtcgctggctcccgggcatcttctccgcgctgcacggctctgttccggctccatcccggcgcttcctgtgtcactgcagtgaccaggaagttcaaacagagggcgctctatttgaatatttgaacttcctggtcacggagtgacacaggaagcgctgggatggagccggaacagagccgtgcagcgcggagaagatgcccgggagccagcatcaggtaatgtatacgggggggggggggggggggggacaggcggcaggagcagctcaacagattgtgatcggtttcaggctgaaatcgattcacaatctgtttgcagtaaaggcagccatacgatccctctctgatcagattcgatcagaatgggatctgtcagctggtcgatctaatggcaaatcgaccagtgtatggctaccttaactcctTAAAGGTCCCAAGCAACCTCAATTTCTATAGCATATGATTATGGGATATGTGCCTGATTTCTACTCCTGATCTGATGGTGCCTGATTGGTTGGTTGAAATAGATGAATATTGTGGTAAAACACAAAATTAGTTGCTGTCCTCACAGATATTGATGATTTCCTGACAACTGTTGCTATACAGAGCAGGGGACACATGTGGTAGGAACTGACAGTAGGCAAAAAAATATCTCAAGTGGCACAAAGGAAAGAGTGATTTACATAACTATTCCCTCCTCTCCTACACAGAGAATGGAATGTCCCATTATGATCACACAAGCTTACagcaaatactgtatatcatgaaAGAAATATGGAAGATATAATTCCTGGCCTCCTTCTTAAAATGTGAGGTGtgtacacatgtctgattttCCCAAACGACTGGTTGTTGAGACTGGTCATTTGGACATCAAATCGGGCGTATGTACAAACGACCGTTcggctgataagactgattttgactgatccgccaagtggatccgtcaaaaccagcattatcagctgaacgaccgtttgtacacacgcccgatttgacgtccaaacgaccagtcgtttgggAAAACCAGACGTGTGTAcgcatcttaaaacagaaggtatttggcaTTATtctggttggagtgagctctgaggtttcccacagtgcatcatgctgaatatgcaaatcatctcattGTTGCCCCAgacagctaaacacacctccagaaccactggaatacaattatgtgtcagcttgttaatattacaaaaccaaactaatccaacatgcatacagacaatACATAACATGACCTGGATTAATATAGCTTCATGGGGTAGGACCTGAAACAcctagttacagattacccagtaagctcatggtgaaccagaactcttaggagtgtgtaagggactgaaCTATACTATGGACAGAACCAAGAAGTTGTACTCATACCTTAAATTCCTCCAGGATTTTGTAAGTCTTCCCATGATATTCACAAAAGTTTTTTACTTCCTTACACTCCGGACAACATCCATTGTGTTCCACTTTAGTGCATTTGGGATGAATTTTGGGGCACTCTGGCTGATCACAAACAGGTCCATCCTCTGTACAAATACAAGGACAGTTAGAGTGACCTGGGAAAAATCTCTCCCCAAGCTTATAGACAAATCCACTGTCATCCACACAGCCTTTTCCCCTGTAGTCATCAAATATGAGGTTGTCATTGCTGGATGCCTGTTCTCCTTCATCGGCAGGATAATCCTCCTGATTGATAGAAGCGGATGACGCTGAAGCCATGATCGCTAAGAGAATCATGGAGACTGTAGAGATAGGAAGAGCCATCCCCCAATGTCAGGCTTATTGTGGGCCTCTCCACTAGGAACTAGATCCAGCTTCTGCCATGTGGGCTGAAAGCAAAACAATATGACAATTTAATACTGGTTAAAGCAATTAAAGTGTTCAATTCAGCTATATAAATCAAGAATGTCATTTgtctcaacccaaataactacattATGTAtggtaaaagcaaacctgaagcgaaaaaaacaacaacttatgatatcattaattggttgtgtaggatGAATAATGAATATTATTATGAATTATAGCTTTTTTATATTACATTGCAACATTCTGTCACAGtttcagttttaaaaccacactctgtcctttaagctataaaacaaagcagaaattatgaccctttgaactttcctgcagtaaaacctgatctcaagctgtctctcgctgtttcttggctgtttaagtgcttcagaaaataggactgtattcaacccaagttgggtagaatagctcagagaagctcttttgcatagataactgacattttttcttctcttcctgtactggaaaataatatgaggctgctttctttgttactaatgttctatttattagctgtagTACACATCAGTTTCttaatctcataagtttattttcgcttcagatttgctttaatattAGTCATGTATAGCAATTAACTTGCAGACTTTATGCATTTTTCCTGTAGATCATCCATCATAAATCATTTAAAGTTAACTTGTAATTATTAAAGCATATATTATACCGCATTGTTTTTTGCAGAAAATATTATGACATACGTTTATGTCCGCTCTATGTGGCTTCCAGGGAGAAGATTGGCTAAAAGGGCCAGAAGGtatttacccccctcccccacattgcTCTGGGCCTGCTAACAGTCTTTGGAAGACTATTTGTGTTTCCTGATAAAAATGTGTGCCTGCTGATAGAGACTGGAAGTCTGTGTGCACATTAATAGAGATAGAGGAAAATGTGTAAACCTAAGTGtaggttgagagagtttgagggtCACTCGTACCTGCTGAAGGATATTGAAGGGGCATTTATGTGGTCAACAGATGCTGAGAACACCTTGTGCTGCTTACAGACACtggcagaggcgtagcaataggggttgcagaggttgcgaccacatcggggcccttgagccagaggggccctgaagtgcCCTCCTtcatctacagtattagctctctattggtcctgtgctcatcacttctatagatacttttaagagtgataatcattaacaaactgtttcccatccccttcttgcacctctgacactgtggttgccattggcaggttttggtgcgctgtgtcaattgttatgtataaagtgcttgggggggccccaatgtaaaacttgcatcggggcccacaactccttagctacgacaCTGGACACTGGGGACTATGTGTGGTGGATGGGAGCAATGGTGCTTTTTGACTGAGATTGAGGCCAGTTTTGCTTTCTATGAGATATTTTGATCAGTGACAGGCAGTTCATATTTATTGTCAACATGGTTTtccaagtgtacccgaggcgatatgtgacatgataaggtaaagatgtgtatgcacagtgcaaaacatattaataaccaggctgttttacttattttgctgcctgaaaagttcatttctaggcatggaagtgacagcttctgtcttgttggtatccTGTCGaggtagtaaacatcactgataagcaaattacagacagaaaagttttcctgacagaatacaacttctgagggcagggagagataaaatgcatgaactatttacctttttctaactctgggacacttaataggctgctactGATTACAGactgtaaaacattcaacctactttgtaaaaaaaatataaaagcaaTCCATAGGAtgctttaaaaagtattttaggagtaagaggataATATTATcttttatctcatcaatttattttcaccttgggttcactttcagTCTTCCCCAGTAGCCATAGACTATACAATAATTTCCGACAGCAGTCGTACGAGCTCACAGTCTCTGTTAGTAGTTAGTGAGAAGCACAAAGCTACATGGCCATAGTACGCCAGGGAACTACATAATTGAGGACACAGTGTGGTTGAAATAGAATGCTCAGACACATTTTGAGTATACAAGGAAATCCGGAAACAATATTGAATTCCTAGAAAGCAAGGAAAAACTTTGTGGAGTGTTTTCAATTCAGGGTCTCAAAAgtgttaaaacacacacacacacgcacgcacacacagtgACCATTGCAGTGGGAGAAGTGACAGGGTGTATGTCTGACATTTCTCTCATCTGCAGTAAAATTCTGATCTGCTAAGGGACTCCTCCTTGAGATGGCTGCTCAGGTGAATAAGGAAATCCACCCCAGAATTTGGCTTTTCTCCTGAGAGCACGATTTGGTTGGAAAATAAAAGTCCGATCAACACAGCAGGGCTAGAAGGTTGTGATTTGTGCTGATAAATACTGCTACTGTATATTTAATGGTTGTTTTTGTTCAAGACCAGTGTTTGCCTTGTGTTGTATAGAGAGGATTTCTCAGTGTTAAAGGAAACTTTTAATAAAGAAAAGTGCACCTGTAGGTACTTACGTGAggaggggaggcctctggatcctaacaaggcttctccCCATGCTTGTTGGTGGATTTTCAGGGGGTGCCAGCACTGGAtcaaggtggcacaggggacagggaaagcctctttaggatcctgaggcttccccctctgttttttttcattacaatttAAGGTTTGTTTTTTATGCTTAATTCCTATATGTACTGTAAACAATTGTAAATAGTTTGCACAGCACAAATAAAGCGTGGTGTTGGTCATCTCAGACATACATGTCTGCCTGTCCCAGAAGGCATAAGCCACTGCTACCTATCTCCTGTGTTACAGTATGTATACCAAAAAGGACTACAAATGTGTTTCCTAAGCTTAtttaaatatctggcattccactgAGCCCAACGTTTTCCTCCTTACCTCACCAACCATAAGTTGCTCCATTGTGTGCTGTGCTCTtgtcccacctcccctctccatagaaacaGAACTCACAGGTACACCCCtgtgacatgtatgtacagtgctcactcccagcagtgtcacctgaaggATCGAGAATGATCCTCGTAGGTGAAACGTATTGAAGGTGTGTACAGGTAAAAATGCTCCATTAATACCTGGGGGAAAATCCATCAGCAGAACTGAAAGGTGAGGGGCATATGAGCAGCACACCGAGTGTCACGGCTCTTTTCAGCAAAGATAACAGGCAGTTACCGCCTTCTACTAGACAAACCTTTTTTCATATAGCACATTCTGATGGTAATTCTCTTGACAGTAACTAGGTAACATGGTAAGGTAGCAGAGCTTTATCTGAAGGTGTCATGCTTCTTATGTACCAGGGGAGGCAGGATTAATAAATAAAGCCCTGCATAATTGTAAGAGATGACTTGGTTGAGTTAACATTAACAATTGCAAATGCCATAGTTTCATCTTGGTATAATTACGGTGTCTGTAGGAGGATGAAATACTCACAGTTGTATCTCAGTTTGTAGACCCAAGCATGAAATCTGCCACCAGGTAGCATGAGTTACAGAGAATCTAAACGTAATGCTAATAAATATTCAAAATGCTGTTCTTCAATATGCTTGTGTAATTTACTGTAATCACATTCATTGAAATTATTTGTTTTAAAGGTCTACTCCAGATCTAAGTGTTCTATATCTTATAGCTAAGCTCGGTAGTCAGTGATGATTGTTGCATCAGTGGAGGCTTCAACAGGTTACCTGAAGTGGGATATGcgagtgccatatttattttcttttaaagcggacctgaacccaggacttcctctcagctctaaaagatacacaacaacatattaaactttaaagaaaaacatttctttgttatagctgatacaagtcctgaaataaatcagcagtgtgtctacttcctgctttcatggaaacagacagattgttaacatcctgtgctttcaaatgagctcatctgtCTTATCTGCCATGGAAGTCAGGTAACACAGGGgataaatcaaattacaacttgtgattagacacagatgagggggaattagacaggctaaactctctaaatacatacagggttttcttctgtcctgtgcaagagttcaggtccactttaaacaacaccagttgcctggcagtcctgctagctctctgcctctaattcttttagccataaaccctgaataagcatgcaaattagatgtttctgccaaaaactgacaagattagctgcatgcttgtttcaggtgagtgattccgacactactgcaaccagagatcagcaggatgccaggcaactggtattgtttaaagcagtaggattagccatattatgccaggggaaaaaaacacatatataagtagataaatatttgatctatttacataacacatgtattgtactgtccacgttttgatttcagtgaatgttatatagtaaatgaagagaattctgttcctggtgggaaccatgtcctttgcccacagtttaggctaaatcctgatgtaatttctgccctttacttttttcttttctcctccaatcgctgagtcacctcaatcttgcttgtaaacacaagtgagcaggggatcgtgtttcagataagcagctaggcagagagataaagggaagaggaggaatatattatagataaaaagaccccccagcatttggcactgactactaaagggccagtgcttcttaagtatgtaataactccaaaccataacagcagaaaaagttttgaatgcaggattagcatctttatcacttaatacactaagaccagttgttgttgaaatttgatttttatggtgacaatcccactttaaaaggaaataaacatggcagcctccatatctctcatgctccagtttccctttaagtcatTTTTAAGTGATGCAGTCCAGCTgcattacttaaagtgtacctgagatgaaatcaactaaagcatttatacttacctggggctttcttcagccccctTTAGGACGTTgagctccctcaccgtcctcccggaCCACTCCGAAcgtatgctggctggcccaggCTCTCCCTCCAGTCGGCTCAGTAatgctgtactgcacatgcgcagcctgcCTACTTGCGCACCCCTGTTGCACTCCCGttgcctggagcattctgtgcctgtgcaatagATGGAGGTGCATGCGCACAGgtgggccacacatgcacagtacagcgtGACTAGTGCAACTTGAGAAAGATATTTACTGAGGACGGTGAGGAAGTCAATGACCTAAAGGGGCCTGAAGGGAGTCCcacgtaagtataaatgctttagttAACCTCCCCTGGCGGTATGGTTATTTCCAGATTATTTttccaaaagcggtgcaattttttcacaagctttcagaccctaaaattatCACGCttgatagatctgcggcagccctgcacattccatacGTCTGATGGATGCAACTCGAGattactgctctgaactgcagatttctgtcccgagcctgactcaaggTTACAGCTAAGGAGGTTCATTTCATCATAGATTTCCTTCAACATATTGGGGAGGCTTTGTTCACTGCTTGGTTGAGCACAATCTGGCTGCTGAGACTacaagaacagaagagacattcAGAGTTTTATGAGAAGATTACATTCTGAAGCTCTGGAAGTCCGAGCTGTAACGaggtttaaaggtgcccattaatgataatcTTAATTGTACACTCACCACCACCACAATCTAATAAGAGGGGCTATCTAACATATCCTTTCAAAGTACATTCACTGAGTTCCCTCTACTACCTAtatttggtaaaattgtacaatcaagattgtattattaatgggcacctttaaagtatCTTATTTAGAGCCTCTTCCATATTAGCTTCCTACAGCTCAGACTTTCAGAGCTGCAGTTGCAATCCCCTCATGTCTCATATCATGCATATTTGTTATACCTGCATATTGTGCTTTCTTCCAAGTAATGAAGTATAGACTTTATACTTTCTATCCCTGTTATCTAGTTGTAAGTATGTGACTAAACAAGGTGGTGAGCAGCAGTGGTATTTCAAAAAGGGATGTGCACCTGGCTGGGCCACCCATGCGCAACGAAGCGCCACTTGGCCAGGCTTTCAGGCACTATTGatggtgacaggagccacccggagAGACAGCAAGGGATGAGCAAACTCAAGGCACTGCTCATctccggttctctttaaactgaacctaaacttatgagataattactaCTATGTGTACAATTGTTTGGCTGATAAATAGAACATCAGTAACACATACATGAGtctcatatttatttttattttttttacactttaatgaCTGTCACTTCTGAAACCACACTCTGCTTTATTATtataaggacaactaaagtgaagtatggaggctgccatatgtatttcattttaggcaatattattattattatttattattattatttagtaattatatagcgccgacatcttccgcagcgctgtacagagtatatatatatatatatatatagtcttgtcactaactgtccctcggaggagctcacaatctagtccctaccatagtcatatgtctatgtatgaattgtgtagtgtatgtattgtagtctagggacacatttttagggggaagccaattaacttatctgtatgtttttgggatgtggcaggaaaccagagtgcccagaggaaacccacgcagacacggggagaacatacagactccttgCAATACTAAATACCTGGCAGATGTAGAACAGAAACGGTAAGCGCATCCGCGAGGTGGATGCGTTCCGACCATTTTGCACCTGCATGTAACAATTTACCTGTCCATTCCGCATACGTGCATCCGCCCCTCCGCTCCTGCGTTGATCACGTCATCCTATATGCAATGCGGTTCACCTGTCCCACCACTGCCGTTCGGGCCATCTATTTATACCGGACACAAGCATAAGCATGTGGCCATAGGCTGCATCAGACCAATTCTACCTAGCAACTAGGATAATTTTTGTTTTGTCCAGCATGAACCAATgctaattctccctgttgctgaggagtcccaatggtcttttgcagcccaatggagatccccatACTAATACTGGCATTGGGCTATGTAGGAGAGATCGAGCAGCGGTGATGGGTGGTGGGACACATATTACATCACGGCGGCGATTgaaacaggtgatgcagatgcggAAACTAGTCTAGTGAGAACGGACAGTGTCCGTTCTTCTAGGCTTTAGACACATTTTCCAGTCCGGTCCAAGAAAATGTGCCAAGTTGGGACTCTGTGTTCTGTCTAGCATTCCACagcaaacggatccgttttttttaacaagtggaagCGCATCCTATTTTAAACACAGCATCCGCTTCCTGCTTTTAAGCGGAGCTTGAAAAATGTCCCGAATGGGGACATTTTTTAAGCAAGTGTAATTAAGACACTCCTGCAACCAAATAGACTAGCAGGCTGACaggtggtattatttaaaaggaaatactgtaaacATGGCATTCTCCATATACCACTTACTcaatggtgtagcaataggggttgcagaggtcgccaccgcatcggggtccttgggccagaggggccccgcggggcccttcctaaaccacAGTATAagatgtttattggtcctgtgatagtaataatcacttctattgatgCTTTGCAtactagtaatcattaacaaacttttacccatcccctacttgcacctcagacactgttgatgaccttggcaggttttgttgtgccgtatcaattgttacatatagagtgctgggggggcaatgtaaaactcgcaccggggcccatagctccatagctacaccactgctctcacttcatttgtcctttaagctgAAAGAGAAGTAACCCTTTACACCTCATTAGAAGCCTTACCTCACTGATTTATTTG
It includes:
- the VWC2L gene encoding von Willebrand factor C domain-containing protein 2-like isoform X1, with the translated sequence MALPISTVSMILLAIMASASSASINQEDYPADEGEQASSNDNLIFDDYRGKGCVDDSGFVYKLGERFFPGHSNCPCICTEDGPVCDQPECPKIHPKCTKVEHNGCCPECKEVKNFCEYHGKTYKILEEFKPSPCEWCRCEPSNEVHCVVADCAVPECVNPVYEPEQCCPVCKTGPNCFAGTTIIPAGIEVKVDDCNICHCHNGDWWKPAQCSKRECHGKQTL
- the VWC2L gene encoding von Willebrand factor C domain-containing protein 2-like isoform X2, encoding MALPISTVSMILLAIMASASSASINQEDYPADEGEQASSNDNLIFDDYRGKGCVDDSGFVYKLGERFFPGHSNCPCICTEDGPVCDQPECPKIHPKCTKVEHNGCCPECKEVKNFCEYHGKTYKILEEFKPSPCEWCRCEPSNEVHCVVADCAVPECVNPVYEPEQCCPVCKTENTEPITSLAVTQSGSQSDVSTTF